One window of Ciconia boyciana chromosome 10, ASM3463844v1, whole genome shotgun sequence genomic DNA carries:
- the TNS1 gene encoding tensin-1 isoform X5, translated as MSLTAAMESSCELDLVYITERIIAVSYPSTAEEQSFCSNLREVAHMLKSKHGDNYVLFNLSERRHDVSKLHPKVLDFGWPDLHTPALEKICSICKAMDTWLNAAPHNVVVLHNKGNRGRLGVVVAAYMHYSNISASADQALDRFAMKRFYEDKVVPVGQPSQKRYIHYFSGLLSGNIKMNNKPLFLHHVIMHGIPNFESKGGCRPFLKIYQAMQPVYTSGIYNVQGDSQTGICITIEPGLLLKGDILLKCYHKKFRSPTRDVIFRVQFHTCAVHDLDVVFGKEDLDEAFRDDRFPEYGKVEFVFSYGPEKIQGMEHLENGPSVSVDYNTSDPLIRWDSYENFNIQREDSAEGTWAEPPLPGKHLEKEVGHTQGPLDGSLYAKVKKKDSLHGSTGAVNAARLPLSATPNHVEHTLSVSSDSGNSTASTKTDRTDEPGVPGAPGGQAVLSPEEKRELDRLLVGFGLESAPPMHNHAPGPVPARLPAMPGRHVVPAQVHVNGNAVALVAERETDILDDELPNQDGHSVGSLGTLSSLDGTTTASEAGYQEAPRVGSLSSLPNGPSSCNGAEKLLKEGLYDGELLSNGGYPYNNQNALMGHQLRDPLPPLRPSASAQDHLAGYLQRPPGSHAPGWLQPQPLPGSQPYLYGYDPAGAYRSRSFPAVDTAKYDTTPVLPQAPARSTSSREAVQRGLNSWQQQGGSRPPSRLQEGGVESHSPSISSCSPQPSPLQLVPPHSHSMPEFPRAPSRREIEQSIEALDVLMLDLAPAVHKSQSVPSTSHQDKPAGPLLSSLSAQPIAGLYARPAPQVVQPRSFGTSVSPVVSEPGGKAYSPGEPDYGVHEYRETYSPYSYQLAPVPEPKSYSRAPAGAPMGILPLSTSYSPVGSQQLLVSSPPSPTVPPQTQMPPKGLESYEDLSRSAEEPLNLEGLVAHRVAGVQSREKPPEESAIPARKRTPSDSHYEKSSPEPSSPRSPTVLSPEVVSTIAANPGGRPKEPHLHSYKEAFEEMEGASPTSPPSGGVRSPPGLAKTPLSALGLKPHNPAEILLHPVGEPRSYVESVARTATMGKGGSLPAAQPGGPEVPARNGSFANSFTAPSPVSTSSPIHSVDGASLRSYPSEGSPHGTVTPPHASAEPVHRSPVNSQMPSAHSSYQNSSPSSFAIVQGGVPGSAYASPEYPDGRGGLQPDLQARPQPQVNVVGVHVLPGSPRALHRTVATNTPPSPGFGRRAVNPSVSGAPGSPGLGRHTAAAHGNLVAPPGSPSLARHQAAAAVPPGSPLYGYPSPEERRPTLSRQSSSSGYQPPSTPSFPVSPAYYPGTSTPHSSSPDSAAYRQGSPTLQPALPEKRRMSAGDRSNSLPNYATINGKASSPLSSGMSSPSGGSAVTFSHTLPDFSKFSMPDISPETRANVKFVQDTSKYWYKPEISREQAIALLKDREPGAFIIRDSHSFRGAYGLAMKVASPPPTVMQQNKKGDITNELVRHFLIETSPRGVKLKGCPNEPNFGCLSALVYQHSIMPLALPCKLVIPDRDPMEEKKDTVSATNSATDLLKQGAACNVLFINSVEMESLTGPQAIAKAVAETLVADPTPTATIVHFKVSAQGITLTDNQRKLFFRRHYPLNTVTFCDLDPQERKWTKTDGSGPAKLFGFVARKQGSTTDNICHLFAELDPDQPAAAIVNFVSRVMLGSGQKR; from the exons GTGCTGGATTTCGGGTGGCCCGATCTGCACACCCCGGCGCTGGAGAAGATCTGCAGCATTTGCAAAGCCATGGACACGTGGCTCAATGCGGCGCCGCACAATGTGGTGGTGCTGCACAACAAG GGGAACCGTGGCcggctgggggtggtggtggctgcCTACATGCACTACAGCAACATCTCGGCCAG CGCTGACCAGGCTCTGGACAGGTTTGCCATGAAGCGCTTCTATGAGGACAAGGTAGTGCCAGTGGGACAGCCATCCCAGAAGAG GTACATCCATTACTTCAGCGGGCTCCTGTCCGGCAACATCAAGATGAACAACAAGCCCCTCTTCCTCCACCACGTCATCATGCATGGCATCCCCAACTTTGAGTCGAAAGGCG GTTGTCGGCCCTTCCTGAAAATCTACCAGGCCATGCAGCCCGTCTACACCTCGGGGATCTA CAACGTGCAAGGGGACAGCCAGACGGGCATCTGCATCACCATTGAGCCCGGTTTGCTCCTCAAGGGCGATATCTTG CTGAAGTGTTACCACAAGAAGTTTCGCAGCCCGACCCGCGATGTGATTTTCCGCGTGCAGTTCCACACGTGCGCTGTGCACGACCTTGACGTTGTCTTTGGCAAGGAGGACCTGGATGAGGCCTTCAGAG ATGACCGCTTCCCTGAGTACGGGAAGGTGGAGTTCGTGTTCTCCTACGGCCCCGAGAAGATCCAAG gCATGGAGCACCTGGAGAACGGGCCCAGCGTTTCCGTGGACTACAACACGTCCGACCCACTCATCCGGTGGGACTCCTACGAGAACTTCAACATCCAGCGCGAGGACAGCGCGGAGGGCACCTGGGCTGAGCCGCCCCTGCCTGGCAAGCACCTGGAGAAAG AGGTTGGGCACACGCAAGGGCCCCTGGACGGGAGCCTCTACGCTAAAGTGAAGAAGAAAGACTCCCTCCACGGCAGCACCGGTGCCGTCAACGCCGCCCGCCTCCCGCTCTCGGCAACACCCAACCACGTCGAGCACACGCTCTCGGTGAGCAGCGACTCAGGCAACTCCACCGCCTCCACCAAGACCGACCGGACCGATGAGCCGGGGGTGCCCGGGGCGCCCGGCGGCCAGGCGGTGCTGAGCCCCGAGGAGAAGCGGGAGCTGGATCGTCTCCTTGTTGGCTTCGGCTTGGAGAGCGCGCCGCCCATGCACAACCACGCGCCCGGCCCCGTGCCGGCGCGCCTGCCTGCCATGCCGGGCCGCCACGTGGTGCCGGCTCAGGTGCATGTCAACGGGAATGCTGTGGCACTGGTGGCCGAGCGGGAGACGGATATCTTGGACGATGAGCTGCCCAACCAGGATGGGCACAGCGTGGGCAGCCTGGGCACGCTCTCCTCCTTGGATGGCACCACCACTGCCAGTGAGGCCGGCTACCAGGAGGCACCCCGGGTGGGCAGCCTTTCCTCCCTGCCCAATGGCCCCTCGAGCTGCAACGGGGCcgagaagctgctgaaggagggGCTGTACGATGGCGAGCTGCTCTCCAACGGCGGCTACCCTTACAACAACCAGAACGCCCTGATGGGCCACCAGCTCCGCGACCCGCTGCCTCCCTTGCGGCCCTCAGCATCTGCTCAGGACCACCTGGCCGGCTACCTGCAGCGCCCGCCGGGCTCTCACGCCCCAGgctggctccagccccagccgTTGCCCGGCTCCCAGCCCTACCTGTACGGCTACGACCCCGCCGGTGCCTACCGCTCCCGGTCCTTCCCGGCGGTGGACACTGCCAAGTACGACACGACCCCGGTGCTGCCCCAGGCTCCGGCTCGCAGCACCAGCAGCCGGGAGGCCGTGCAGAGGGGCTTGAattcctggcagcagcaaggagggAGCCGGCCACCTTCCCGGCTGCAGGAGGGCGGCGTGGAGAGCCACAGCCCCagcatctccagctgcagcccccagcccagtcCGCTGCAGCTGGTGCCCCCGCACAGCCACAGCATGCCCGAATTCCCCCGGGCGCCCTCCCGCCGGGAGATCGAGCAGTCCATCGAAGCGCTTGATGTCCTCATGCTGGACCTTGCGCCTGCCGTCCACAAATCGCAGAGCGTGCCTTCCACCTCCCACCAGGACAAGCCGGCGGGacccctgctctcctccctttcAGCCCAGCCCATTGCTGGTCTCTACGCCCGGCCGGCTCCACAAGTGGTCCAGCCGAGGTCCTTTGGCACCTCCGTGAGCCCCGTGGTCTCCGAGCCTGGAGGCAAAGCCTATTCCCCTGGGGAACCGGACTATGGGGTACATGAGTACCGGGAAACCTACTCGCCCTACAGCTACCAGCTGGCACCGGTGCCGGAGCCGAAGAGCTACAGCCGTGCCCCGGCCGGAGCACCGATGGGCATCCTCCCTCTCAGCACCTCCTACAGCCCTGTGGGGTCTCAGCAGCTCCTCGTGTCTTCCCCGCCTTCCCCCACCGTCCCGCCACAAACCCAGATGCCCCCCAAGGGACTGGAGAGCTACGAAGACCTGTCGAGGTCAGCAGAAGAGCCCTTGAATCTGGAGGGCCTGGTGGCCCACAGGGTGGCAG GGGTGCAGTCCCGGGAGAAGCCCCCAGAGGAGAGTGCCATCCCTGCCCGCAAGCGGACCCCCAGCGACAGCCACTATGAGAAGAGCTCACCGGAGCCCAGCTCGCCCCGCAGCCCCACCGTCCTCTCGCCCGAGGTGGTCAGCACCATCGCGGCCAACCCTGGAGGGAGGCCCAAAGAG cctcaCCTCCACAGCTACAAGGAAGCCTTCGAAGAGATGGAGGGTGCCTCTCCCACCAGCCCACCCTCCGGCGGCG TGCGTTCTCCCCCCGGCCTGGCCAAGACCCCGCTCTCAGCACTGGGGCTGAAACCCCACAACCCGGCTGAGATCCTGCTGCATCCAGTGGGAG AGCCCAGGAGCTACGTCGAGTCGGTGGCCCGCACGGCCACGATGGGCAAGGGAGGGAGCCTGCCCGCTGCCCAGCCCGGGGGCCCGGAGGTGCCTGCCAGGAACGGCAGCTTCGCCAACTCCTtcactgcccccagccctgtctcCACCAGCAGCCCCATTCACAGCGTGGACGG GGCCTCCCTCCGCAGCTACCCATCGGAGGGCAGCCCCCACGGCACGGTTACACCTCCCCACGCCTCGGCTGAGCCTGTTCACCGGTCGCCTGTCAACTCGCAGATGCCCTCTGCTCACAGCAGCTACCAAAACTCGTCTCCATCTTCCTTTGCGATAGTCCAAGGCGGGGTCCCGGGCTCAGCATATGCCAGCCCTGAGTACCCTGATGGCCGAGGTGGCCTCCAGCCGGACCTCCAAGCTCGGCCACAGCCGCAGGTCAATGTGGTGGGGGTCCACGTCCTGCCGGGGAGCCCCCGCGCCCTGCACCGGACAGTGGCTACCAACACGCCGCCCAGCCCTGGCTTCGGGCGAAGAGCTGTCAACCCCAGCGTGAGTGGCGCTCCTGGCAGCCCCGGGCTGGGCAGGCACACCGCGGCGGCCCACGGCAACCTGGTGGCCCCACCGGGGagccccagcctggccaggcaTCAAGCCGCGGCAGCCGTCCCCCCCGGCAGTCCCCTGTATGGCTACCCCAGCCCGGAGGAGAGGCGCCCGACGCTGTCTCGGCAGAGCAGCTCCTCCGGCTACCAGCCTCCCTCCACGCCGTCCTTCCCTGTCTCGCCGGCGTACTACCCTGGCACGAGCACGCCGCACTCCTCCTCCCCGGACTCGGCCGCCTACCGCCAGGGCAGCCCCACGCTGCAGCCTGCGCTGCCCGAGAAGCGGCGGATGTCGGCCGGGGACCGCTCCAACAGCCTGCCCAACTATGCCACCATCAACGGCAAGGCGTCCTCGCCCCTCTCCAGTGGCATGTCCAGCCCCAGCGGTGGGAGTGCCGTCACCTTCTCCCACACCCTGCCGGACTTCTCCAAGTTCTCTATGCCAG aCATCAGCCCTGAGACTCGTGCCAACGTCAAGTTTGTGCAGGACACTTCCAAGTACTGGTACAAACCGGAGATCTCCAGGGAGCAGG CCATCGCGCTGCTGAAGGACAGGGAGCCAGGGGCTTTTATCATCCGAGACAGCCACTCCTTCCGGGGAGCCTACGGCCTCGCCATGAAAGTAGCTTCTCCGCCTCCCACGGTCATGCAGCAGAACAAGAAAG GAGACATCACCAATGAGCTGGTGAGGCACTTCCTCATCGAGACCAGCCCGCGGGGTGTGAAACTAAAAGGATGCCCCAACGAGCCCAATTTTG gctGCCTCTCGGCTCTGGTGTACCAGCACTCCATCATGCCCTTGGCCCTGCCCTGCAAGCTGGTCATTCCTGACCGAG ATCccatggaggaaaagaaagacactGTGTCGGCCACCAACTCGGCCACAGACCTCCTCAAACAGGGTGCGG cctGCAACGTCCTCTTCATCAATTCGGTGGAGATGGAGTCGCTGACGGGCCCCCAGGCCATTGCAAAGGCTGTTGCTGAGACACTGGTGGCTGACCCCACGCCCACCGCTACCATCGTCCACTTCAAAGTCTCCGCACAAGGCATCACCTTAACTGACAACCAGAGGAA GTTGTTCTTCCGACGACACTACCCGCTGAACACCGTCACCTTCTGCGACCTGGACCCCCAGGAACGAAA GTGGACTAAAACTGACGGCAGCGGCCCAGCCAA GCTCTTCGGCTTTGTGGCCAGGAAGCAAGGAAGCACCACAGACAACATCTGCCACCTCTTTGCCGAGCTGGACCCGGACCAGCCGGCTGCAGCCATCGTCAACTTTGTCTCCAGGGTCATGCTCGGCTCTGGCCAGAAAAGATGA
- the TNS1 gene encoding tensin-1 isoform X4: MPWKWISKGLAAVKDATKSPRSGQSRRKTSRSMSLTAAMESSCELDLVYITERIIAVSYPSTAEEQSFCSNLREVAHMLKSKHGDNYVLFNLSERRHDVSKLHPKVLDFGWPDLHTPALEKICSICKAMDTWLNAAPHNVVVLHNKGNRGRLGVVVAAYMHYSNISASADQALDRFAMKRFYEDKVVPVGQPSQKRYIHYFSGLLSGNIKMNNKPLFLHHVIMHGIPNFESKGGCRPFLKIYQAMQPVYTSGIYNVQGDSQTGICITIEPGLLLKGDILLKCYHKKFRSPTRDVIFRVQFHTCAVHDLDVVFGKEDLDEAFRDDRFPEYGKVEFVFSYGPEKIQGMEHLENGPSVSVDYNTSDPLIRWDSYENFNIQREDSAEGTWAEPPLPGKHLEKEVGHTQGPLDGSLYAKVKKKDSLHGSTGAVNAARLPLSATPNHVEHTLSVSSDSGNSTASTKTDRTDEPGVPGAPGGQAVLSPEEKRELDRLLVGFGLESAPPMHNHAPGPVPARLPAMPGRHVVPAQVHVNGNAVALVAERETDILDDELPNQDGHSVGSLGTLSSLDGTTTASEAGYQEAPRVGSLSSLPNGPSSCNGAEKLLKEGLYDGELLSNGGYPYNNQNALMGHQLRDPLPPLRPSASAQDHLAGYLQRPPGSHAPGWLQPQPLPGSQPYLYGYDPAGAYRSRSFPAVDTAKYDTTPVLPQAPARSTSSREAVQRGLNSWQQQGGSRPPSRLQEGGVESHSPSISSCSPQPSPLQLVPPHSHSMPEFPRAPSRREIEQSIEALDVLMLDLAPAVHKSQSVPSTSHQDKPAGPLLSSLSAQPIAGLYARPAPQVVQPRSFGTSVSPVVSEPGGKAYSPGEPDYGVHEYRETYSPYSYQLAPVPEPKSYSRAPAGAPMGILPLSTSYSPVGSQQLLVSSPPSPTVPPQTQMPPKGLESYEDLSRSAEEPLNLEGLVAHRVAGVQSREKPPEESAIPARKRTPSDSHYEKSSPEPSSPRSPTVLSPEVVSTIAANPGGRPKEPHLHSYKEAFEEMEGASPTSPPSGGVRSPPGLAKTPLSALGLKPHNPAEILLHPVGEPRSYVESVARTATMGKGGSLPAAQPGGPEVPARNGSFANSFTAPSPVSTSSPIHSVDGASLRSYPSEGSPHGTVTPPHASAEPVHRSPVNSQMPSAHSSYQNSSPSSFAIVQGGVPGSAYASPEYPDGRGGLQPDLQARPQPQVNVVGVHVLPGSPRALHRTVATNTPPSPGFGRRAVNPSVSGAPGSPGLGRHTAAAHGNLVAPPGSPSLARHQAAAAVPPGSPLYGYPSPEERRPTLSRQSSSSGYQPPSTPSFPVSPAYYPGTSTPHSSSPDSAAYRQGSPTLQPALPEKRRMSAGDRSNSLPNYATINGKASSPLSSGMSSPSGGSAVTFSHTLPDFSKFSMPDISPETRANVKFVQDTSKYWYKPEISREQAIALLKDREPGAFIIRDSHSFRGAYGLAMKVASPPPTVMQQNKKGDITNELVRHFLIETSPRGVKLKGCPNEPNFGCLSALVYQHSIMPLALPCKLVIPDRDPMEEKKDTVSATNSATDLLKQGAACNVLFINSVEMESLTGPQAIAKAVAETLVADPTPTATIVHFKVSAQGITLTDNQRKLFFRRHYPLNTVTFCDLDPQERKWTKTDGSGPAKLFGFVARKQGSTTDNICHLFAELDPDQPAAAIVNFVSRVMLGSGQKR; the protein is encoded by the exons GTGCTGGATTTCGGGTGGCCCGATCTGCACACCCCGGCGCTGGAGAAGATCTGCAGCATTTGCAAAGCCATGGACACGTGGCTCAATGCGGCGCCGCACAATGTGGTGGTGCTGCACAACAAG GGGAACCGTGGCcggctgggggtggtggtggctgcCTACATGCACTACAGCAACATCTCGGCCAG CGCTGACCAGGCTCTGGACAGGTTTGCCATGAAGCGCTTCTATGAGGACAAGGTAGTGCCAGTGGGACAGCCATCCCAGAAGAG GTACATCCATTACTTCAGCGGGCTCCTGTCCGGCAACATCAAGATGAACAACAAGCCCCTCTTCCTCCACCACGTCATCATGCATGGCATCCCCAACTTTGAGTCGAAAGGCG GTTGTCGGCCCTTCCTGAAAATCTACCAGGCCATGCAGCCCGTCTACACCTCGGGGATCTA CAACGTGCAAGGGGACAGCCAGACGGGCATCTGCATCACCATTGAGCCCGGTTTGCTCCTCAAGGGCGATATCTTG CTGAAGTGTTACCACAAGAAGTTTCGCAGCCCGACCCGCGATGTGATTTTCCGCGTGCAGTTCCACACGTGCGCTGTGCACGACCTTGACGTTGTCTTTGGCAAGGAGGACCTGGATGAGGCCTTCAGAG ATGACCGCTTCCCTGAGTACGGGAAGGTGGAGTTCGTGTTCTCCTACGGCCCCGAGAAGATCCAAG gCATGGAGCACCTGGAGAACGGGCCCAGCGTTTCCGTGGACTACAACACGTCCGACCCACTCATCCGGTGGGACTCCTACGAGAACTTCAACATCCAGCGCGAGGACAGCGCGGAGGGCACCTGGGCTGAGCCGCCCCTGCCTGGCAAGCACCTGGAGAAAG AGGTTGGGCACACGCAAGGGCCCCTGGACGGGAGCCTCTACGCTAAAGTGAAGAAGAAAGACTCCCTCCACGGCAGCACCGGTGCCGTCAACGCCGCCCGCCTCCCGCTCTCGGCAACACCCAACCACGTCGAGCACACGCTCTCGGTGAGCAGCGACTCAGGCAACTCCACCGCCTCCACCAAGACCGACCGGACCGATGAGCCGGGGGTGCCCGGGGCGCCCGGCGGCCAGGCGGTGCTGAGCCCCGAGGAGAAGCGGGAGCTGGATCGTCTCCTTGTTGGCTTCGGCTTGGAGAGCGCGCCGCCCATGCACAACCACGCGCCCGGCCCCGTGCCGGCGCGCCTGCCTGCCATGCCGGGCCGCCACGTGGTGCCGGCTCAGGTGCATGTCAACGGGAATGCTGTGGCACTGGTGGCCGAGCGGGAGACGGATATCTTGGACGATGAGCTGCCCAACCAGGATGGGCACAGCGTGGGCAGCCTGGGCACGCTCTCCTCCTTGGATGGCACCACCACTGCCAGTGAGGCCGGCTACCAGGAGGCACCCCGGGTGGGCAGCCTTTCCTCCCTGCCCAATGGCCCCTCGAGCTGCAACGGGGCcgagaagctgctgaaggagggGCTGTACGATGGCGAGCTGCTCTCCAACGGCGGCTACCCTTACAACAACCAGAACGCCCTGATGGGCCACCAGCTCCGCGACCCGCTGCCTCCCTTGCGGCCCTCAGCATCTGCTCAGGACCACCTGGCCGGCTACCTGCAGCGCCCGCCGGGCTCTCACGCCCCAGgctggctccagccccagccgTTGCCCGGCTCCCAGCCCTACCTGTACGGCTACGACCCCGCCGGTGCCTACCGCTCCCGGTCCTTCCCGGCGGTGGACACTGCCAAGTACGACACGACCCCGGTGCTGCCCCAGGCTCCGGCTCGCAGCACCAGCAGCCGGGAGGCCGTGCAGAGGGGCTTGAattcctggcagcagcaaggagggAGCCGGCCACCTTCCCGGCTGCAGGAGGGCGGCGTGGAGAGCCACAGCCCCagcatctccagctgcagcccccagcccagtcCGCTGCAGCTGGTGCCCCCGCACAGCCACAGCATGCCCGAATTCCCCCGGGCGCCCTCCCGCCGGGAGATCGAGCAGTCCATCGAAGCGCTTGATGTCCTCATGCTGGACCTTGCGCCTGCCGTCCACAAATCGCAGAGCGTGCCTTCCACCTCCCACCAGGACAAGCCGGCGGGacccctgctctcctccctttcAGCCCAGCCCATTGCTGGTCTCTACGCCCGGCCGGCTCCACAAGTGGTCCAGCCGAGGTCCTTTGGCACCTCCGTGAGCCCCGTGGTCTCCGAGCCTGGAGGCAAAGCCTATTCCCCTGGGGAACCGGACTATGGGGTACATGAGTACCGGGAAACCTACTCGCCCTACAGCTACCAGCTGGCACCGGTGCCGGAGCCGAAGAGCTACAGCCGTGCCCCGGCCGGAGCACCGATGGGCATCCTCCCTCTCAGCACCTCCTACAGCCCTGTGGGGTCTCAGCAGCTCCTCGTGTCTTCCCCGCCTTCCCCCACCGTCCCGCCACAAACCCAGATGCCCCCCAAGGGACTGGAGAGCTACGAAGACCTGTCGAGGTCAGCAGAAGAGCCCTTGAATCTGGAGGGCCTGGTGGCCCACAGGGTGGCAG GGGTGCAGTCCCGGGAGAAGCCCCCAGAGGAGAGTGCCATCCCTGCCCGCAAGCGGACCCCCAGCGACAGCCACTATGAGAAGAGCTCACCGGAGCCCAGCTCGCCCCGCAGCCCCACCGTCCTCTCGCCCGAGGTGGTCAGCACCATCGCGGCCAACCCTGGAGGGAGGCCCAAAGAG cctcaCCTCCACAGCTACAAGGAAGCCTTCGAAGAGATGGAGGGTGCCTCTCCCACCAGCCCACCCTCCGGCGGCG TGCGTTCTCCCCCCGGCCTGGCCAAGACCCCGCTCTCAGCACTGGGGCTGAAACCCCACAACCCGGCTGAGATCCTGCTGCATCCAGTGGGAG AGCCCAGGAGCTACGTCGAGTCGGTGGCCCGCACGGCCACGATGGGCAAGGGAGGGAGCCTGCCCGCTGCCCAGCCCGGGGGCCCGGAGGTGCCTGCCAGGAACGGCAGCTTCGCCAACTCCTtcactgcccccagccctgtctcCACCAGCAGCCCCATTCACAGCGTGGACGG GGCCTCCCTCCGCAGCTACCCATCGGAGGGCAGCCCCCACGGCACGGTTACACCTCCCCACGCCTCGGCTGAGCCTGTTCACCGGTCGCCTGTCAACTCGCAGATGCCCTCTGCTCACAGCAGCTACCAAAACTCGTCTCCATCTTCCTTTGCGATAGTCCAAGGCGGGGTCCCGGGCTCAGCATATGCCAGCCCTGAGTACCCTGATGGCCGAGGTGGCCTCCAGCCGGACCTCCAAGCTCGGCCACAGCCGCAGGTCAATGTGGTGGGGGTCCACGTCCTGCCGGGGAGCCCCCGCGCCCTGCACCGGACAGTGGCTACCAACACGCCGCCCAGCCCTGGCTTCGGGCGAAGAGCTGTCAACCCCAGCGTGAGTGGCGCTCCTGGCAGCCCCGGGCTGGGCAGGCACACCGCGGCGGCCCACGGCAACCTGGTGGCCCCACCGGGGagccccagcctggccaggcaTCAAGCCGCGGCAGCCGTCCCCCCCGGCAGTCCCCTGTATGGCTACCCCAGCCCGGAGGAGAGGCGCCCGACGCTGTCTCGGCAGAGCAGCTCCTCCGGCTACCAGCCTCCCTCCACGCCGTCCTTCCCTGTCTCGCCGGCGTACTACCCTGGCACGAGCACGCCGCACTCCTCCTCCCCGGACTCGGCCGCCTACCGCCAGGGCAGCCCCACGCTGCAGCCTGCGCTGCCCGAGAAGCGGCGGATGTCGGCCGGGGACCGCTCCAACAGCCTGCCCAACTATGCCACCATCAACGGCAAGGCGTCCTCGCCCCTCTCCAGTGGCATGTCCAGCCCCAGCGGTGGGAGTGCCGTCACCTTCTCCCACACCCTGCCGGACTTCTCCAAGTTCTCTATGCCAG aCATCAGCCCTGAGACTCGTGCCAACGTCAAGTTTGTGCAGGACACTTCCAAGTACTGGTACAAACCGGAGATCTCCAGGGAGCAGG CCATCGCGCTGCTGAAGGACAGGGAGCCAGGGGCTTTTATCATCCGAGACAGCCACTCCTTCCGGGGAGCCTACGGCCTCGCCATGAAAGTAGCTTCTCCGCCTCCCACGGTCATGCAGCAGAACAAGAAAG GAGACATCACCAATGAGCTGGTGAGGCACTTCCTCATCGAGACCAGCCCGCGGGGTGTGAAACTAAAAGGATGCCCCAACGAGCCCAATTTTG gctGCCTCTCGGCTCTGGTGTACCAGCACTCCATCATGCCCTTGGCCCTGCCCTGCAAGCTGGTCATTCCTGACCGAG ATCccatggaggaaaagaaagacactGTGTCGGCCACCAACTCGGCCACAGACCTCCTCAAACAGGGTGCGG cctGCAACGTCCTCTTCATCAATTCGGTGGAGATGGAGTCGCTGACGGGCCCCCAGGCCATTGCAAAGGCTGTTGCTGAGACACTGGTGGCTGACCCCACGCCCACCGCTACCATCGTCCACTTCAAAGTCTCCGCACAAGGCATCACCTTAACTGACAACCAGAGGAA GTTGTTCTTCCGACGACACTACCCGCTGAACACCGTCACCTTCTGCGACCTGGACCCCCAGGAACGAAA GTGGACTAAAACTGACGGCAGCGGCCCAGCCAA GCTCTTCGGCTTTGTGGCCAGGAAGCAAGGAAGCACCACAGACAACATCTGCCACCTCTTTGCCGAGCTGGACCCGGACCAGCCGGCTGCAGCCATCGTCAACTTTGTCTCCAGGGTCATGCTCGGCTCTGGCCAGAAAAGATGA